One Streptomyces umbrinus genomic window, TAGTGGACGAAACGCCGGCTGAGCCGGAACTGGAGGGCGGTGACCGCCATGATCAGAACGAACAGCAGCACGCCCACCGCGGACGCCTCGCCGAAGCGGAGCTGCTCGAACGCGCTCTCGTAGATGACCATCACGACGGTGCGGGTGGAGTCGCCGGGCCCGCCGTTGGTGAGGACGTACGGCTGCTCGAAGACCTGCAGGGCGTTGATGATGCCGACCACCGACGCGACCAGCAGGGTGGGTGACAGCAGCGGCAGAGTGACGTTGAGGTGCTTGCGCAGACCGGTCGCGCCATCGAGGGAGGCGGCCTCGTGGATCTCCTTGGGGATGTTGTTCAGGCCCCCGACGAACAGCAGGAAGGAGAAGCCGAACTGCTGCCAGACGTAGACGAGTATGACCGCCGCCATCGCCGAGTTCTCGGAGGTGAGCCACGGCACCGGAGCGATGCCGATCAGCCCGAGCAGCCAGTTGACGACACCGAAGTCCTGGTTGAACAGGTACTTCATCACCACCGAGATCGACGCGGCGGACAGCACCAGCGGGAAGAAGAACGCCGAACGGAACACCGAGCGCAGCCACACCGGCATCCGTCCGTTCACCGCGAGCGCCAGCACCAGTGCGATCAGCAGTTGGAGCGCGACCGCGAGCACCATGAACACGAGCGTGTTGCGG contains:
- a CDS encoding carbohydrate ABC transporter permease, yielding MTTTRTSARTRTVTPPPVPPAPPSARDRGTRLLATLFLAPTIVGIVVFTVVPIAGSVVLSLFHWNVIDDPSFAGAANYRETLSDSTVLVSFRNTLVFMVLAVALQLLIALVLALAVNGRMPVWLRSVFRSAFFFPLVLSAASISVVMKYLFNQDFGVVNWLLGLIGIAPVPWLTSENSAMAAVILVYVWQQFGFSFLLFVGGLNNIPKEIHEAASLDGATGLRKHLNVTLPLLSPTLLVASVVGIINALQVFEQPYVLTNGGPGDSTRTVVMVIYESAFEQLRFGEASAVGVLLFVLIMAVTALQFRLSRRFVHYQ